The Petropleomorpha daqingensis genome includes a window with the following:
- a CDS encoding NADP-dependent oxidoreductase, whose translation MRAAGVTEFGGPEALHIVEVPEEHAGPGQVRLRVSAATVNPTDTYLVLGVYADRDPVKNPPWVPGMDVAGVVDEVGEGVEHVVVGDAVMGVVVPSGAHGGYRESLVLPGDSVVHAPKNATDVEAATLPMNALTARFSLDLMGLRPGQVLAVTGAAGAYGGYVVQLAKADGLTVVADASQADEQLVRDLGADVVVRRGDDVAARIRERFPDGVDGLADGAVQDALVLPAVRDGGAVATVRGYRGDGQRDLRVFPTLVRKVAQDRAALDRLRQQAEDGVVTLRVNRALPAEEAAEAHRLLAGGGIRGRLVLTF comes from the coding sequence ATGCGCGCAGCCGGGGTGACCGAGTTCGGCGGGCCGGAGGCCCTGCACATCGTCGAGGTGCCGGAGGAGCACGCCGGGCCGGGGCAGGTGCGGCTGCGGGTGAGCGCGGCGACGGTCAACCCGACCGACACCTACCTCGTCCTGGGCGTCTACGCCGACCGCGACCCGGTGAAGAACCCGCCGTGGGTGCCCGGGATGGACGTCGCCGGCGTCGTCGACGAGGTGGGGGAGGGCGTCGAGCACGTCGTCGTCGGTGACGCGGTGATGGGCGTCGTCGTCCCGTCCGGCGCCCACGGCGGGTACCGGGAGAGCCTCGTGCTTCCTGGCGACTCCGTCGTCCACGCGCCGAAGAACGCCACCGACGTCGAGGCGGCCACCCTGCCGATGAACGCGCTGACCGCCCGGTTCTCCCTCGACCTCATGGGTTTGCGGCCCGGGCAGGTGCTCGCGGTCACCGGCGCGGCCGGCGCGTACGGCGGGTACGTCGTCCAGCTGGCCAAGGCCGACGGGCTCACCGTCGTCGCCGACGCGTCGCAGGCCGACGAGCAGCTGGTCCGCGACCTGGGTGCCGACGTCGTCGTCCGGCGCGGCGACGACGTCGCCGCGCGGATCCGCGAGCGGTTCCCGGACGGCGTCGACGGGCTGGCCGACGGCGCGGTGCAGGACGCCCTGGTGCTGCCCGCCGTCCGCGACGGGGGAGCGGTGGCGACCGTCCGCGGCTACCGCGGGGACGGGCAGCGGGACCTGCGGGTGTTCCCGACGCTGGTCCGCAAGGTGGCGCAGGACCGCGCCGCGCTGGACCGGCTGCGCCAGCAGGCGGAGGACGGCGTCGTCACCCTGCGCGTCAACCGGGCGCTGCCGGCGGAGGAGGCGGCCGAGGCGCACCGGCTGCTCGCAGGCGGCGGGATCCGCGGCCGGCTGGTGCTCACCTTCTGA
- a CDS encoding EthD family reductase, with translation MVHRLLVSYGKPEDPGAFDDYYRDTHAPLVTELPGLIGFRIGHAQPMDPSQPGPYLVAELDFESEQAMGASFASNEGKAAAADIGNFASGGATMSHFDVHDILVGLPEMP, from the coding sequence ATGGTGCATCGACTTCTCGTCAGCTACGGCAAGCCCGAGGACCCCGGGGCGTTCGACGACTACTACCGCGACACCCACGCGCCGCTGGTGACGGAGCTGCCCGGCCTGATCGGGTTCCGGATCGGCCACGCGCAGCCGATGGATCCCTCGCAGCCGGGGCCGTACCTGGTCGCGGAGCTGGATTTCGAGTCGGAGCAGGCGATGGGCGCCTCCTTCGCCTCCAACGAGGGCAAGGCCGCGGCCGCCGACATCGGGAACTTCGCCAGCGGCGGCGCCACCATGTCGCACTTCGACGTCCACGACATCCTGGTCGGCCTGCCCGAGATGCCGTGA
- a CDS encoding PadR family transcriptional regulator — translation MGGGPRMTIPTRLVLEALVGASDRELYGVEIGELATLRSGTVHPILARLEGVGWLTSRWEEIDPQVEGRPPRRYYRLTAEGAVAARAALARAHRPAVAWLRPQVGET, via the coding sequence ATGGGTGGCGGACCCCGGATGACGATCCCGACCCGGCTGGTGCTGGAAGCGCTCGTGGGCGCCTCCGACCGCGAGCTCTACGGGGTCGAGATCGGTGAGCTCGCCACCCTGCGCAGCGGCACCGTGCACCCGATCCTCGCCCGGCTCGAGGGCGTGGGCTGGCTGACCTCGCGCTGGGAGGAGATCGACCCCCAGGTCGAGGGGCGTCCGCCGCGCCGCTACTACCGGCTCACCGCCGAGGGGGCCGTGGCCGCCCGTGCGGCGCTGGCCCGGGCGCACCGGCCGGCCGTCGCCTGGCTGCGCCCGCAGGTGGGGGAGACGTGA
- a CDS encoding acetolactate synthase large subunit, giving the protein MNGAQALLRTLVGAGVDVCFANPGTSEMHFVAALDDVPEMRAVLTLFEGVATGAADGYARMAGRPAASLLHLGPGMGNGLANLHNARRGRTPLVNVVGDHARSHKRLDAPLESDIDAVAGTFSTWVRRSLRPADVGADAADAVAAAGAGGIATLILPADVSWSDGAEPADPVPGRPAPRPGPEAVEAAATALSSGEPSVLFLGGDAVREAGQLLAARITAATGARLLCETFPARLPRGAGLPDLPKLPYPPEMAIAALAGTKHLVVAGTTAPVHFFGYPGVPGTPVPDDCTVHVLAAPGEDGVAALEALADRVADGAEPQLLEASRPELPTGALTPRTLSAVVGALLPEDAIVVDEALTSGVGLAELTSGAPRHDWLSLTGGAIGDGLPMAAGAAIACPGRKVLGLQADGSAMYTISALWTHAREQLDVTTVVCNNGSYAILEHELARVGATGNGKRAGQLLDLGGPDLDFVALAGGMGVPATRAETAEQLADQLRRALAEPGPHLIDAVLDR; this is encoded by the coding sequence GTGAACGGCGCGCAGGCACTGCTCCGCACACTGGTCGGCGCGGGGGTGGACGTCTGCTTCGCCAACCCCGGCACCTCGGAGATGCACTTCGTCGCCGCTCTGGACGACGTCCCCGAGATGCGCGCCGTGCTGACCCTGTTCGAGGGGGTCGCCACCGGCGCGGCCGACGGCTACGCCCGCATGGCCGGGCGGCCCGCGGCCAGCCTGCTGCACCTCGGGCCGGGCATGGGCAACGGGCTGGCCAACCTGCACAACGCCCGCCGGGGACGCACGCCGCTGGTCAACGTCGTCGGCGACCACGCCCGCTCGCACAAGCGGCTGGACGCGCCGCTGGAATCCGACATCGACGCGGTCGCCGGCACCTTCTCCACGTGGGTGCGCCGGTCGCTCCGCCCGGCCGACGTCGGAGCGGACGCCGCCGACGCGGTGGCCGCGGCCGGTGCCGGGGGCATCGCCACGCTGATCCTGCCGGCCGACGTCTCGTGGTCCGACGGCGCCGAGCCGGCCGATCCGGTGCCGGGGCGCCCCGCACCGCGGCCGGGCCCGGAGGCGGTGGAGGCGGCCGCGACCGCGCTGAGCTCGGGGGAGCCGTCGGTGCTGTTCCTCGGCGGGGACGCCGTCCGGGAGGCCGGGCAGCTGCTGGCCGCGCGGATCACCGCCGCGACCGGTGCCCGGTTGCTGTGCGAGACGTTCCCGGCGCGGCTGCCGCGCGGTGCCGGCCTGCCCGACCTGCCGAAGCTGCCGTACCCGCCGGAGATGGCGATCGCGGCGCTGGCCGGCACGAAGCACCTGGTGGTCGCCGGGACGACGGCGCCGGTGCACTTCTTCGGCTACCCGGGTGTGCCCGGCACCCCCGTGCCCGACGACTGCACCGTGCACGTGCTCGCCGCACCGGGGGAGGACGGCGTCGCCGCGCTGGAGGCGCTGGCCGACCGGGTCGCCGACGGCGCCGAACCGCAGCTGCTCGAGGCGTCACGGCCGGAGCTGCCCACCGGAGCGCTGACCCCGCGCACCCTGTCGGCGGTGGTCGGCGCGCTGCTGCCCGAGGACGCGATCGTCGTCGACGAGGCGCTGACCTCCGGTGTCGGCCTGGCCGAGCTCACCTCCGGCGCGCCGCGGCACGACTGGCTGTCGCTGACCGGCGGCGCGATCGGCGACGGCCTGCCGATGGCGGCCGGCGCGGCGATCGCCTGCCCGGGCCGGAAGGTGCTCGGCCTGCAGGCCGACGGCAGCGCCATGTACACCATCTCGGCGCTCTGGACCCACGCCCGCGAGCAGCTCGACGTCACCACCGTCGTCTGCAACAACGGCTCGTACGCGATCCTCGAGCACGAGCTGGCCCGCGTCGGCGCGACCGGCAACGGCAAGCGCGCCGGCCAGCTGCTCGACCTCGGCGGCCCCGACCTCGACTTCGTCGCGCTGGCCGGCGGCATGGGTGTGCCGGCCACGCGTGCCGAGACCGCGGAGCAGCTCGCCGACCAGCTGCGGCGAGCTCTGGCCGAACCCGGCCCGCACCTCATCGACGCCGTCCTGGACCGGTAG